One segment of uncultured Tolumonas sp. DNA contains the following:
- the mpl gene encoding UDP-N-acetylmuramate:L-alanyl-gamma-D-glutamyl-meso-diaminopimelate ligase, with translation MHIHILGICGTFMGGIAVLAKQQGHKVTGSDLNVYPPMSTQLEEQGIELVQGYDPSQLDPAPDMVVIGNAMSRGNPCVEYVLNRNLPYTSGPEWLRDNVLQQRWVIGVAGTHGKTTTSSMVAWILEHAGLEPGFLIGGVPGNFPFSARLGKAPFFVIEADEYDCAFFDKRSKFVHYRPRTLIMNNLEYDHADIFPDLASIQRQFHHLVRTVPSNGRILMPAHDPALAEVRTMGCWSEIELVEGDGANWQAKLLKEDGSAFSVLLNGEVQGEVHWCGLGRHNVHNGLMAIAAARHAGVRVVDGIAALNEFIMPKRRMELRGEVAGIKLYDDFAHHPTAIATTIAGLRAKVGTARILAVLEPRSNTMKMGIHQGELIKSLVQADKAYLFAPTGLGWDIHQLALKAPIPTTVQHDINHLVDMLVAEAKPGDQILIMSNGGFDGIHLKLLDKLTKLHSK, from the coding sequence ATGCATATTCACATTCTGGGCATCTGCGGCACCTTTATGGGCGGTATTGCGGTGCTGGCGAAACAGCAGGGTCACAAAGTGACCGGCTCTGATCTTAACGTTTATCCGCCGATGAGCACGCAGTTAGAAGAGCAGGGGATTGAGCTGGTGCAGGGCTATGATCCATCACAACTCGATCCGGCACCGGATATGGTAGTGATCGGCAATGCGATGAGCCGTGGCAATCCGTGTGTGGAATATGTATTAAACCGCAATTTGCCGTATACCTCTGGCCCAGAGTGGCTGCGTGACAATGTATTACAACAACGTTGGGTGATCGGTGTTGCCGGCACGCACGGTAAAACCACGACCTCCAGCATGGTGGCGTGGATTTTAGAACATGCGGGCTTAGAACCGGGTTTCCTGATCGGTGGTGTGCCGGGCAATTTTCCCTTTTCAGCCCGTTTGGGCAAGGCACCGTTTTTTGTGATCGAAGCCGATGAATATGACTGCGCGTTTTTCGATAAGCGCTCTAAGTTCGTTCATTACCGTCCCCGCACCTTGATCATGAATAACCTCGAATATGATCATGCAGATATCTTCCCCGATCTGGCGTCGATCCAACGTCAGTTCCACCATCTGGTGCGCACCGTACCATCGAATGGCCGCATTCTCATGCCAGCTCATGATCCGGCGCTGGCGGAAGTGCGTACTATGGGCTGCTGGAGTGAAATCGAGCTGGTGGAAGGTGATGGCGCTAACTGGCAAGCCAAATTACTGAAAGAAGATGGCTCGGCGTTTTCGGTGCTATTAAACGGTGAAGTGCAAGGCGAAGTGCATTGGTGCGGTTTAGGTCGCCATAACGTGCACAATGGCCTGATGGCGATTGCGGCAGCGCGCCATGCCGGAGTGCGGGTGGTCGATGGTATTGCGGCACTGAACGAATTTATCATGCCGAAACGACGGATGGAGCTGCGCGGCGAAGTGGCCGGCATTAAGCTGTATGACGACTTTGCGCATCACCCAACCGCCATTGCAACTACTATTGCAGGGCTGCGGGCGAAAGTGGGCACTGCACGTATTCTGGCGGTGCTCGAACCTCGCTCGAACACCATGAAGATGGGCATTCATCAGGGCGAATTGATCAAGAGTCTGGTGCAAGCGGATAAAGCTTATCTGTTTGCGCCGACCGGATTAGGCTGGGACATCCACCAGTTGGCACTGAAAGCGCCGATCCCGACTACCGTACAGCATGATATTAACCATCTGGTCGATATGTTGGTCGCCGAAGCTAAGCCCGGCGATCAGATCCTGATCATGAGTAATGGCGGCTTCGATGGCATTCATCTGAAGTTGCTGGATAAATTAACTAAATTACATTCAAAGTAA
- the ppa gene encoding inorganic diphosphatase, with protein sequence MSLNLVPAGKEMPEDIYVVIEIPQNADPIKYEIDKASGAIFVDRFMSTPMFYPCNYGYINNTLSLDGDPVDVLVPTPYPLIPGSVIRCRPVGVLKMSDEAGQDAKLVAVPHSKLTKQYEHINDVHELPELLKAQIRHFFERYKELEAGKWVKVEGWGDKADAIAEIEASVVRYEESK encoded by the coding sequence ATGAGCTTGAATTTGGTTCCTGCTGGCAAAGAAATGCCGGAAGATATCTATGTAGTTATTGAGATCCCGCAAAATGCTGATCCAATCAAATATGAAATCGACAAAGCGTCTGGCGCCATATTTGTAGACCGTTTCATGTCGACCCCAATGTTCTACCCATGCAACTACGGTTACATCAACAACACCCTGTCGCTGGATGGTGATCCAGTAGACGTGCTGGTGCCAACGCCGTACCCATTGATCCCTGGTTCTGTGATCCGCTGCCGCCCAGTTGGCGTGCTGAAAATGAGCGATGAAGCAGGTCAGGACGCGAAACTGGTTGCTGTGCCACACAGCAAACTGACTAAACAATACGAACACATTAACGACGTGCATGAACTGCCAGAACTGCTGAAAGCGCAGATCCGCCATTTCTTTGAACGTTATAAAGAACTGGAAGCCGGTAAATGGGTGAAAGTTGAAGGCTGGGGCGATAAAGCTGACGCCATCGCTGAAATCGAAGCGTCTGTAGTACGTTACGAAGAAAGCAAATAA
- a CDS encoding flavin prenyltransferase UbiX, with protein sequence MTQAITLAITGASGAVYGVRLLEQLLAAGCQVHLLLSSAAQVVLATELDLSWPAEPQACQQFLLQQYGCDEHQLRVYGRDDWFSPVASGSAAPKQMLVCPCSMGTLAAIAHGMSDNLIERAADVVLKERGHLLLVPRETPYSAIHLENMLKLTQLGATILPASPGFYHKPQSIDDLVNFLVARMLDHLHIKQIISPRWSE encoded by the coding sequence ATGACCCAGGCGATCACCTTGGCAATTACCGGCGCATCCGGTGCAGTGTATGGCGTTCGCCTGTTGGAACAATTACTCGCCGCGGGCTGTCAGGTTCATCTGTTGCTCTCGTCTGCCGCGCAAGTGGTACTGGCGACGGAGTTGGATCTGAGCTGGCCAGCAGAACCACAAGCCTGCCAGCAATTTCTGCTCCAGCAGTATGGTTGTGATGAACATCAGCTGCGGGTTTATGGTCGTGATGACTGGTTTTCACCGGTAGCCTCGGGTTCTGCGGCACCGAAACAGATGCTAGTTTGCCCGTGCTCTATGGGTACGCTGGCGGCGATTGCCCATGGCATGTCAGATAATTTGATTGAGCGTGCGGCCGACGTGGTGCTAAAAGAGCGTGGGCATTTATTGCTGGTACCGCGAGAAACACCTTATTCCGCCATTCATCTGGAAAACATGCTCAAGCTGACCCAGCTGGGGGCGACGATATTACCGGCCTCACCGGGTTTTTATCATAAGCCACAGAGCATCGATGATCTGGTTAACTTTCTGGTCGCTCGCATGCTGGATCATCTGCACATCAAGCAAATCATTTCTCCACGCTGGTCTGAGTAA
- a CDS encoding methyl-accepting chemotaxis protein gives MMGFRHLSIGRKLGVSFGIIGLLVVVLGGVSGYLLQRLNAQVEYITGNVEPSLVNILRMDVIVSDFRQIQLRQSGFATSEEKIQFQNALKQYSTQIRQVLQTSQHWLTLPQELALQTKLTEQWHQYEALQQQFQALLDEGSTSDAKDLIVEEGLPKYQQLKSSLAVLEAALNDKSVNTAKEATALFHASIWQISTLIGLVLLLVLLGALGLGAQIRKPLHSLLQQAKRIAAGDLTHPMNLSNLNRDEIGTLAHAFADMQQNLHQLIEQVAMTVSHMSEQVETGQLVAKSSASSISTQEQELTYLATAMNEMTSTVADVARSTIHAAQEAQHAATEASDGGQVVERTIKAIQRVADDVEQTTVLITSLAQDSSKISLVLDVIRGIAEQTNLLALNAAIEAARAGEQGRGFAVVADEVRSLAQRTQHSTQEIQNIIGSLQQRSDDAVQAMQHSSKMVKDSVEEAHQAGERIAVIAGAVQEIADMTTQIASATEQQNSVAEDLNKNIDTIHSSVKVIALGANQTAESSQSLAQLTAQLRQMTMQFQT, from the coding sequence ATGATGGGATTTCGGCATTTATCGATTGGCCGTAAGTTAGGTGTCAGTTTTGGCATCATTGGTTTACTGGTGGTGGTACTGGGTGGTGTCAGCGGCTATTTGTTACAGCGCTTAAATGCACAGGTGGAATATATTACCGGTAACGTAGAGCCCAGCTTGGTCAACATCTTGCGTATGGATGTGATCGTTTCCGATTTCCGTCAGATCCAATTACGCCAGTCCGGTTTTGCGACCAGCGAAGAAAAAATACAATTCCAGAATGCCCTAAAACAGTACTCCACACAGATCCGTCAAGTGTTACAAACCAGTCAACACTGGCTGACATTGCCTCAAGAACTGGCATTGCAAACCAAACTCACCGAACAATGGCACCAATATGAAGCATTGCAGCAGCAGTTCCAGGCATTACTGGATGAAGGCAGCACTTCGGATGCGAAAGATTTAATCGTGGAGGAGGGGTTGCCCAAATATCAGCAACTCAAAAGCAGTTTAGCTGTGCTGGAAGCTGCGCTGAATGATAAATCGGTGAATACTGCAAAAGAAGCAACCGCATTATTCCATGCTTCAATTTGGCAGATCAGTACCTTGATCGGCTTAGTGTTATTACTGGTATTACTGGGGGCCTTGGGCTTAGGTGCGCAGATCCGTAAACCATTACACTCTTTGTTGCAGCAGGCTAAACGTATTGCTGCAGGCGATCTGACACACCCGATGAACTTGTCTAACCTGAATCGTGATGAAATCGGCACGTTAGCGCACGCCTTTGCCGATATGCAGCAAAATTTACATCAATTGATCGAACAGGTGGCCATGACCGTCAGCCATATGAGTGAACAAGTCGAAACTGGCCAGCTTGTCGCAAAAAGTTCGGCATCCAGCATCAGCACGCAAGAACAGGAGCTGACCTATCTGGCCACCGCGATGAACGAGATGACGTCTACGGTGGCTGATGTGGCGCGCAGTACCATTCATGCCGCGCAGGAAGCTCAGCATGCCGCCACGGAAGCTTCAGATGGCGGGCAAGTGGTGGAACGCACGATCAAAGCCATCCAGCGTGTTGCTGACGATGTGGAACAAACTACTGTACTGATCACTTCGCTGGCGCAGGACAGCAGTAAAATCAGTCTGGTGTTGGATGTGATCCGTGGCATTGCTGAACAAACTAATTTACTGGCTCTGAACGCGGCGATTGAAGCGGCTCGCGCTGGTGAACAAGGCCGAGGTTTTGCGGTGGTGGCCGATGAAGTTCGCTCTCTTGCGCAACGCACACAACATTCCACACAAGAAATTCAGAATATCATCGGTAGCTTACAGCAACGCAGTGATGATGCCGTGCAAGCGATGCAGCACAGTAGCAAAATGGTGAAAGACAGCGTTGAAGAAGCGCATCAAGCCGGTGAGCGTATTGCGGTAATTGCCGGTGCGGTACAAGAGATCGCGGATATGACCACGCAAATTGCGAGTGCTACTGAGCAGCAAAACAGCGTGGCAGAAGATTTGAATAAAAATATTGATACGATCCATTCATCAGTGAAAGTGATCGCGTTAGGGGCTAATCAGACCGCGGAATCCAGCCAGTCACTGGCGCAACTGACTGCTCAATTACGCCAAATGACAATGCAATTCCAGACATAA
- the cysC gene encoding adenylyl-sulfate kinase: MNKDIVWHEHAIDKAARAEQKGHKAFLLWFTGLSGSGKSTIAGALEQELFRHGVHTYLLDGDNVRHGLCKGLGFSAEDRQENLRRVGEASKLMVDAGLVVLAAFVSPYRADRDAIRVLFPQGEFVEVFVDTPLAECEQRDPKGLYKKARAGEIKNFTGIDDPYEAPEQPEVHIHNHARSVSDVVAELLAQLQARGLLAA; this comes from the coding sequence ATGAATAAAGACATCGTCTGGCATGAACATGCCATTGATAAAGCGGCCCGGGCTGAACAAAAAGGGCACAAAGCATTTCTGTTGTGGTTTACCGGTTTATCCGGTTCCGGTAAATCGACCATTGCCGGCGCATTAGAACAAGAACTGTTCCGTCACGGTGTGCACACCTATCTGCTCGACGGTGACAATGTACGCCATGGCTTGTGCAAGGGCTTAGGTTTTTCTGCAGAAGATCGGCAGGAAAACCTGCGTCGGGTCGGTGAAGCATCGAAACTGATGGTCGATGCGGGTCTGGTAGTGTTAGCCGCTTTCGTCTCGCCATATCGAGCCGATCGTGATGCGATCCGCGTACTGTTTCCGCAGGGAGAATTTGTCGAAGTGTTTGTCGACACGCCATTGGCGGAATGTGAACAGCGCGATCCAAAAGGGCTGTATAAAAAAGCGCGTGCTGGCGAAATTAAAAACTTCACCGGTATCGACGATCCGTATGAAGCGCCGGAACAGCCGGAAGTGCATATTCACAATCATGCGCGTTCTGTGAGCGATGTCGTTGCAGAATTGTTAGCACAATTACAAGCGCGTGGGTTATTAGCGGCATAA